One Vicia villosa cultivar HV-30 ecotype Madison, WI linkage group LG5, Vvil1.0, whole genome shotgun sequence genomic window, AAGTTTAGTTTAGATGTCGGTTTGACGATTGTTGATAGGGTTGctcattgaatttttttttgctaAAAATCATCATCAACTTGGCTTTCTGTTAAGAATTAAGATACTCAATTGACCTTCAACATAATCTTACctcacaacttatatcaaacctACACAATTGTTTAATCTGCATCTTGTATCTTTTATTCCTTCCTCCTCCTTCAAATCTTGTTTCTCAAGTTCTATTCTAACTCCAAGATGGAGTCTGGAAAAAAAATCAGGGAGTTTTCTCCTTTATTGAGCAATACAAAATATGTGGAGTTGAACTTTTATTCTGTTTGCAGAAAATCTTCCTTTTTCAGTATTTGGGGGTATCTTTAATATCCCCTTTTATATTCTTGCTGCGTGTTTGTTGTTCCTATCAAATGCTTTCCCTTCATTGTGAATTGTTGAAGACCAGGCAATCATCCTGTATTGGAAGTTTAGGAATGTTGCCATTGTTGGTTGCTGTCTGTTTTTGCATGTGCTGTTACACAATGGAAAaactttttctattttttgttgGAACATCATTATTATTAATTCCTAATAATTGAATAAAAGTCAAGCTTTAAAGCATGCATCACAGTGGAACATAAAAAGAACAGTAAAACTGGTCTGCATTACACGGAAGTAGCCTTGCAGTCAACTATTATATTCTCTAATTCCTTCATCAACTATATTGGTCTCTGTTAATAGATTTGAATTTGGTGACACGTGATGTGGTAAGTAACATCTGCCAAAGCTTTTGCAAACAACTCTGGTAATTGGTGTTTCCAATTAACCAAAATTGTTCTACTGAAGCTACACGTAGTCCCTCATGATAAGCTGTTATCTTGTTTTGCATCCCTTTTGGCCTTAGCTATTATGTGTATTTTGGAATTTCTATTTTATGGAATATATTACATGTATGCTTATTTTGTTTCAATATCAATACTCTAATTTATTTTGCGAAGGTGTCTGAAGCTTCTGTCAGCAGAAATCGGAGCACTATAATCGTTCCTGCAGGAAGTTCCAGGGATGAAGGGTGGACAGCATTCAGGAACATTTTGGCAGAGATTAATGAAGCCTCAAGGCTTTTCCTTCTGCCCAATCAGGTTTCCTTCTTTTCTGATTAGACTTTTTTTTTATGCTTAGCCACCGAATTTTTTCTAGCTGTCTTTTTTAATGTATTAAAACACATCTATTGTTTGTATTTCACAACAGCAAAATTCTGAATCCTCAGAGCGATTAGTTGGACTTTCGGATGATGTTGGTGCTGGCTTCATATCTGGTCATAGTACTCAACCTGCCACCTCTTCTGAATTGAATGTGGACCGGGCTGTTGATTCACCAGCTCAGGAAGAAGTTGGGAACTTGGGGGTCTCAAAAGTGATCAGGGCTGAtcaaaaaagatttttctttgatCTTGGGAACAACAACAGGGGCCATTTTCTCAGAATATCTGAGGTGTGTTGCCATTGTGTTATTGTTATCcttctttctttattttattatagtttggatAGAATATTTTCTGCTGTAAATCTTTGTTACTTCATTGCAGGTCGCAGGTTCTGATCGATCCTCCATCATTCTTCCACTGTCAGGGCTCAAGCAGTTTCATGAAATTGTTGGTCACTTTGTGGAAATCACCAAGGACCGAATTGAGGGTATGTCAGTTGCTAATGTCCGCACAATTGATCCCCCTCAAAGATGAATGCTAACTTGGGGCTTGTGGTGACAATAAGTAGTTCCCCTCTGCCAAGGTTTCGTCATGGATATATGAATTGGTGTTGTCTTTGAATCTGATTTgtgctattttattttatttttctgtagCCTCTTCCTATTTATAATATTGTTCTACAATtaatgcttttgaaataaaccaaaCACTTGTTGGGCAGCAGAATAATGAGAAATATCTCTACAAGGTTAATTTGAATAGGTAATAACGGAAGATAAACAGACGGTAGACTTGTACTTGATTGGATAGTTTGGCAATGGGGCTATACTTTGTAATAATGATTGTTTATTTTGCTTTCCTGCACATATTTCACATGGATTTAAGTTCTCAAACAGGCTGAGGCTGAGGCTGAGGTATAGACACCTATTCAGATCATATTGTAGGTTTTTCTGTATTATTTACATGTTTTGTAGGGTTACTTTCCTGTCATGCATGAACTGAAATTTGATCGTTACAACTGTTTCTATCCACATTTATATTACGGGTGTTTTAAAAACTCACCTCGGAAGGACAGAGTTTGGTGGAGCTGCTTTCAGGAGTGAGTTTCTGGTTTTacaattaatagattattttagagCAACAATGTATATCACTCTTTTGAAAGCATTAAGGTTATGTTTGAATATCTTAAAATGGATGTACCTAGTGAAATTGAGCGGAATAAAAGTGAAATTGAGCTGAACAAAACAAAGTGAAATTATAAGCCTCTAAGTATTTAATTGAGGTACCTCTAGGCCAATCCACATCTCAATATTTATGGTAATCTTCCATTTGAAAGCCAGCGTGTTTAATCGTCTCACTCGCACCATAAGGGTTATCAAACTGATATGCATGTTCTGTTTAGGTATGTCTAGCAAAAGTACGTAAGAAAATGAGGCGGCATGTTCTGTTTAGGCATGTCTAGCAAAAGTACATAAGAAATGTTTAGGCATGTCTAGCAAAAGTACATAAGAAAATGAGGCGGACATTTAGTAGGCATGTTCTGTTTAGGTATGTCTGGCAAAAGTACATAAGAAAATGAGGCGGACATTTAGTAGGCTGCGAACTTAAAATCTTGGTCCACTCTGCCTAAAAAGAGTGAGCGCTACATCTTTTTagtataaaatagaaaaaatttatgttaatgtttGCGTTCACAAAAGTCTGGAAAAAAGTGAGGTGGACATATTAAAAGGTGCGAACTTAAAACCGCAGTCCACTCTGTAAAAAAATGTGGGAAAAAAACAGACATGTTCAATAGGTTGGATCCGTTTTGCCACCCCCAATCTCTGTAGCATTATAGAATTTATTGTATCAGTTTATGTTATTTGATTTGATACAAGGTATATTTAAGACATAATTATATCATAGgtcttttaagttattttattgtaacaagttggtcctttaagttttttttttttttgcaataattTGGTCATTTAAGTGAACAAATGCGCGCACAGTTACCCTCTTTTATACCTTTTTCAATCTTTGATAAAACTAATCATCCAAAATACACAAAGTTGTAACAAAATACATATATTAGCATCATAAATACATAAAGTAGCATCCAAAAAATATAAAGTTAAATTCTAATTCAACAACAAAAAACCTTAAAGGAccaaattgttaaaaaaaaaaatttaaaggacCAAACCTATTAcactaaaataacttaaaggacaaCTTAGTGTAATTATGCGTATATTTTAAGATTTTAACTCAAAGAAAGGACACTACGAATTTAAATTCCAACCGATTCAATAGTATTCATTAAATAGGTTGATTTACAATATCATCTAATTATTATCAACATAGGGAATCTACACTTAAATTTTAGATGAATGTTTAAggatatttttgatattttttccaCTACCAGTATCCGGCCAACTAAACTATCTAATCTGATTCGGGGGTCAGTTCTGATATCAAGTGGTTTCAATCCTCTCTTGATCGTAGTTGTAGAGATCGACCGTAATCATCTCTACCAAGtctagcgccaatcaccactgaactaACAAATAATGTTGGCGAtaccttatttttttctttggaaTTCCCATGATGTTCTTGATTTGAGCTTTGTCCATTTACTCCTTTTATCGTCAAATTTAATCTTTCAAATGAAGTTTTTTAATAGAGATGAAGATGTATTGGCTTTTAAATATAGTCAGCGAGACAACATACAAATACATCAGGGGATTTCACAAAATGTAAACACTCATTAGAACCTAATATAAGCGTACCACACTCTTGAAAACCCAAAAATGTCACTCCCCCGTCCAGAGATGCATCATCGGACGCACCCAAATCATAATCAGATACGCTATTATGAGTTCCAACCCACTTTAAACAAAATATAGTTCAAAGATTCATCTCCTTAATGTATTTGGGTGCATCTGAGATGCATATCCTAATTGTACACCAAAGAATTTTTAAAGCGTGGTAAATACAAATGAGACattatttcagagatgcatcacCAGAAATCCTCCATGATTCACATCACAATAACAATATTATCCAAATATTATGTTTTATGAGACCAAAATTTATACATTAACTTATATTAACTTAAATTACGTAAAATCAAAGTAAATTTAAAGGTAAAGAATGGTAAACATTCATACATCAATAAAAAAATAGTCAAGATAATTCATACAAAAAAAGAGTTCGGAAATATatccaaaaataccaaaaaacatCATACATTCTAATGTAAAATATTAGTCCTTAACACAAACCCAATGTACATGAGCTGGATCCAGATAATACTCCTCTAGTATAAGGTGACTCTGGAAATCATCTAGTATCACTTGTAGGTCTCTACGACGGATGCTGGGAGGAGCGACCTCATAGGGAGGTATCCGAATGATCTGCGTATAGAAAAAGTGGCGCATCACTTGCACTGACAAATAAGAATGCATAAGAGATTACCTACATACCAAACATCTAGAGTATAAAGAGATGACGTCAAACGGTCGTATCAGGCGGTGAACATCGTATGGGCAGAAGTTAACTTCATCTGATACCAAACAGTAAAGAGATACTCTAAATGGATCGACAATACCATTCCCTTTATATGGAACAAATGCAGCTGCACGAGGCCAGTCCTCATTGTATTGTGTCGCAACTTCCCACCCGTTGATGTGAGGGAAGTAGAAGATGATCCATCCTTGAAAATGTTTCAAATACAATATTAATAACAAGAATGATAAATGAATTatgaaaatattagtaacaagAAATTATCATAAATAGCACGTAACACCCCGTCATCTATTTTGTCTTCCAAAGACAACTCTCACCCAACTTCGAGTACAGGTAGACCATACAGGCGACCCCTTAGTTGTACTCGTGAATCACAATCAGGTATGTAAAGTACTTGAGGTATACCACATCGACATATGTaacacttttgtccacaaacatgGATGTGCAAACTAGAAGTAATAGGTAACACCTCAATGCATAATATCAGTGGTACTCAACCTGCTCATCATCACCCTCGACATCTGTTAACCCATATTTTGTGAGATAATACATGCTTTAATCTTTTTCATATTagttgttaattttattttttattttattgcatTTTAGTTACTTTCATTGTAATTTGCTTGGAGCATGATAGGTGCCCCCTTTTgttgttttaatgtgttttgtGCTTATTTTAAGGTTGACTCTGTCGAGCTGAGGCAAGATTTCTGATGTCTGTACCTGAGAGTgaaaattcaaacaaaagctGGACTTagctaaaaagaaaaatgaagaagacaATAGGGTTGAAGGACAAACGTGGAATAATTATTACATTGGAGGGAATCTTCTTTGTTATGATGAGAAGAAATTTGGTTGAATCAAATGGATAAGGCTTGGAAGCACTTGAAGACAAAATAAGGATACAATAATTCATCCTGCACCGTCTGCTCCCTGTTGTGGTAGTCTTCTGCAAGATGCTTTGTCCCCTACAATTGTTCCTTCGCACCTAATGCCTTGTTCACTAAGCAGAAGAGTCGATGAGGTGGCGTTGAGTCTTGATATGGGCTTGATGTGATATCCTTAAATCTTGTCAATGATCTAAGGCATTAAATGAACTCTAATGCTTGCCTATAAATAGTCCTAAATGTAGATTGAGAAAACAATTTAGTTCAATAATTCCAATATAAAAATACAGAAGAGAATAATGTGAAGGCAGTGGAAAGAAAATATAGTTTCTTCTTTTCACCGTTTCATGTACCTGCTATTCAGTCTTGGTGCAAATGAAATCATCTCTTCCTGATTATCCATTTCAAGAAGTCTTCAAGTTACTCTTAGGtttatatttgtttttcaatATTTGTTTAAGGATGTATCCTTTGAGAATCATGTTTTCTGTTTATACTTAGTTCATTATGAGCTAAACCTTTTGTTGTTGAGCAATGAGAAGTTAATATTAAGTTTTTTTATGTTAAATGATGTGTTGTTAGTGCCTTATTTTGTTATGTGATAACTTGTTTAAAAATCTGCTTCTCAAAGTGACCAACtgagaaaaagataaaaaattattGTTGTGAGAGATCCAACAACAAATGGATTTCATAATAAAAATGGTTAAAACGAGTAGGGTAGAGATATTCACTCAATTAATTCTCTTAGAGATAAGGAACAACAACTATAAATGATTTTTACAATACCAACAAACGTATATTAGGGTTATAAGTGTGacttagaaatttgttcttttgtcCTAAGAATGCATGTTTTGATATTATAGAAATACATTTTTAGACCACTATGACCTTTCGTGGCACGACACCACTCATCATGAACACATAATGACTTCTCTAATATTAATGGATCCTAGAAAATACAATCTCTATTGATAGATTTCCACTCTTACCAGCACTGTTTAGATCTGATTTAGaaaacatactaaactaataaCACACCAATATTGTTTTTCTCCTTGCTTATGCtgaattaaaaatatagtttCTTGCAAAATCAATTGAGTAACAATTTCATTCTTTGTGGGTACAATATCCTTACTTTTATCACTTGCTACATTTTAAACATGTACACTTGCATGTGACGTTTAAGAATTTTACATAAAACATTTTTGGAGATATTGCATGGGAGTGCCAAGTTACATTTTGATTTTGTGTTCACTACTATTTTTGTTAGTTAAGCATTTTAGCCTTTAACCTTTCTTATACTCTGGTGTTACGACATGTGTTTAGCTATTGCATGCGCTGGTTGTTGCAGCCAGTATACCTAGGAGATCCTGAAACTGAAAGAACATTAACACTACTTAGAAGATATCAGCTTACTGGACACTTACTAGGAAGTCCCACTCTTTCCACTCTGGCTGAAGAATAAGCTTTACCATCAAACTGGAATAACTTTAAAGAACTTAAAATAAGAGTAGTTAACATGTTTTCTACTCCAAACCTCCACTACTATCTAGAAGTCTATTCATGTGAATGAATACTTGTCAATAAGGTATGTTTCTTTGACATCAACCTTACCCTAAAAACTATATCTGCAACTCACCATCAATCTTCCCCTTAATATTCTCCAAATCGTCATTGATCTTATGGAATTTTGTCAACAACTCCACTATAGATTTTTTCTCTACCATTTTGAATGAATAAATTTGTTGTTTTATACACAACATGTATGCCAAAGACTTGGTCATATACAATGATTTAAGCTTTTCACACATCTAAGCCACCATCTTCTTCATAGTGACTTCCCTTAGAAATTTTTCCCGAGACATCATATAATGAAATTTATGGTATTACCCATCATGTTGGTCTTCTCAGCTTGGGTTAAGAGTTGAGGTATCAATGCCTCACCCCTAACGcttcaaaacacacacacacatgcaCACCATAAGTTAACATTTCTTGTGTATTTACTTTCAACATCCCATAATCATTGTCTTTAGAAAACTTCTCAATATTCCATTTAAAACCTTTGGTAATCGCTTGTAAACTTACCTATTTTCCCAATGATGGAGGCAATTTCTTATAAAAACTAAAAGGTATAAAACCACACTAAGCTATTGTTGAAAtctaacaataatattaatttcgTTGATCGTAAAATTATGTAGGATAAAGAACGAtgtcaaccaaaataaatggcctAATGTAACAAAACAACATACAATTAATGTAAGAATATCAACAACAAAGTTATAGAAGATAACAAAACTTCCAAGAATTGTCATAAGAGATAACAAAAAAGTCACAAGAACGTAGTCAACCACATTTTCAAGAAGAAATCATATTTTTAACCCACATGTTTCTCAATCTCTCCAACTCTTTATATGTGAATCACAAAAACCCAAAGTGTATAGAAGAGTTTCCTAATCCCCTCATATACCTCCACATATTTCCCAAATTCAAAGAACTCCAAGGGATTTTACCATTGCCTCTCTAACTAGGAATACCATATTTTCCGTATATCTTTTTAATTGTCTGCCTAGCAATAGTGATAAATGATACATATTTATAACTGCTAAAACTAAACAGATCCATAAAGGTTTCAAACACAACCCATTAACGAACGTATTCGTGAATCTCCTTGACCACTCCCACTGCCCTGAGGATCGTTAACAACCTCCACCCTCGTTATTGCAAATCATCAAAGCTCTAGACGCCTCGTTCCTGTTAGATATTTCCAAAACATTATTTGAAACTTTAAATATCAATTAATGGAAAGCAATATTTTCAAGTAATGGTTGAATGACCTGGTGGTAAAGCAAGTTTATTTTATTGTGACGGTCTTGAGTTCGGTGTTTCTTTTCATCAAGTGGCATGAACTTCTctataaatagtggcacttataaataaaaaaatacacacGAAAATAGAAATGTACACATCTATTTTTCACCATTTCAATTATTCTAAATCATTCTTTCAATTTATTAATGCATGAGTAAAGTGTAGAAAACAATTTTCCGTAAACTATTATTAAAAGATACACTTAATGTGTTTGGGCAATTCACATTAAGGAATTCAAAGTATTCTGAAGGGACTTCGCCGTTAATCTCAATTGCATCCAATATACAATAATTGGTGAAGGCGAATTGTTCTTATAGTGAAATTCACACGCTTTGAGTTTTAGTACGACATTCATCAACACCTTCTTTATTCTAGTGTTGTCACATTTCCACCAACTACCACAAATATCTAATACTTCCAAACCCCGTTCATCGCCGTTGATAACCGCCTAACCACGATAGTTCTTACGAGGGTTCGGCTCCTTTCAAAATTGCACCAATATTTTTCCACTACACCATTGCAATACTttgattattttatgaaatattgATTGTATATATTCCAAAACAAATCTTATGGCTCTTCAAGAAAAGCATTCTAACTCTATCACTAGATATAGTTTACCACAATAAAACATTTTGAAGACATAAGAAAGATCATGCAAAATTGTCCAAATATTGCGGACaattctaattaattatgtaaatttttatataataatactaattaataatCGGTTCTTATGAACAATAATAGTTaggtttaaatttgtttttttttttacaagaacAAACTTAACTGATATCATTACTCAAGCCAaattcaatacaaggaggtatgTTACTGAAGAGACTACGCCTAGatcaagaattggccgccttagctaatgtatgggcaaccgaattcgtttggcgcttaatgaactttacctcaaagttcggaaaCATAAGTAACATATTCTGAATAGtcttaataataacaataaattcCGAATTACGAACATGAGGAACATGGATAGCTTTAGTAACATATTGACAATCACTTTCAAAAATGACGTGGGATAACTGAAGAGATATCGCATTTTGAATTGCTTCCTTTAAGGCGGTAGCTTCAGCTTCGATGACCGATAGAAGACCCACATCCCAAGACACTCCTGCTGAAATAAATCTTCCCAAATGGTCCCTAAAACACCACCCTCTGTTTGTTGTTTTTCCATCCACAATTTTAGTTCTGCTGTCAACTTTCATTAACGGAGGTTGATGTGGCACGCCAAGTGAAAGATGGCTTGACAAAAATCTAAAAACGTTtgaaattgcgggggttttaaacctcctctaaactaatccaaaaaaaaacaaaataaaaagttcTAAACTTACATATaagttctgaacttttcttgaagaAACTATGCAAGCTAGAAGTAATATCCATTGATAGATGTTGATACGTACAAGTCACTCCAACACCAAACAAGTCAGATTCATACAATAATGATAGATATTTTATCCCTGGA contains:
- the LOC131602490 gene encoding transcription factor Pur-alpha 1-like; the encoded protein is MEGNSGGGSGGGGSGGGGGGGADVELLCKTLQVEHKLFYFDLKENPRGRYLKISEKTSATRSTIIVPFSGISWFLDLFNYYVNPDDQELFSKELQLDTKVFYFDIGENRRGRFLKVSEASVSRNRSTIIVPAGSSRDEGWTAFRNILAEINEASRLFLLPNQQNSESSERLVGLSDDVGAGFISGHSTQPATSSELNVDRAVDSPAQEEVGNLGVSKVIRADQKRFFFDLGNNNRGHFLRISEVAGSDRSSIILPLSGLKQFHEIVGHFVEITKDRIEGMSVANVRTIDPPQR